From Phragmites australis chromosome 5, lpPhrAust1.1, whole genome shotgun sequence, a single genomic window includes:
- the LOC133918758 gene encoding probable WRKY transcription factor 27 gives MEEEHCFNNWDLDAVVRLGCRRRLSPPPQADPFASFAPPPPQQQEKPAAPAPAREREEDAAGWSFPDLCAGDVAGGGQDGDELLKALLAAQPPQPSHLPTPPPPQQQQQPVVTTGDVAPQTRAAPASALAREQPSGRQLPSGVPRSKRRKNQVKKVVCHVPADGSSSDVWAWRKYGQKPIKGSPYPRGYYRCSSSKGCAARKQVERSRTDPNTFILTYTNEHNHAAPTHRNSLAGTTRHKFPSSASPPPPSVVVCPGEARHQQPSPTSTSAGLSPTTPLRTPSMEEDEEEEEEEELLVEDMEMAGEDELLFLNGDGNSAAPLEPMSSLFDIVDEPFLCSPWMAASATAGEPAAGAAGAGS, from the exons ATGGAGGAGGAGCACTGCTTCAACAACTGGGATCTGGACGCCGTCGTGCGCctgggctgccgccgccgcctctccccaCCGCCGCAGGCCGACCCCTTCGCCTCGTTCGCTCCTCCGCCACCGCAGCAGCAGGAGAAGCCTGCGGCTCCAGCGCCTGccagggagagggaggaagatGCAGCTGGGTGGAGCTTTCCGGACCTCTGCGCGGGtgacgtcgccggcggcggccaagACGGGGACGAGCTCCTCAAGGCCTTGTTAGCCGCCCAGCCTCCCCAGCCGTCGCATCTGCCAACGCCGCCGCCAccccagcaacagcagcagccggTGGTGACAACGGGGGACGTGGCCCCTCAGACGCGCGCCGCTCCAGCGTCTGCTCTAGCGAGGGAGCAGCCGAGCGGGCGGCAGCTGCCTAGCGGCGTGCCAAGATCCAAGAGAAG GAAGAACCAAGTGAAGAAGGTGGTGTGCCACGTTCCGGCGGACGGCTCGTCGTCCGACGTGTGGGCATGGCGCAAGTACGGCCAGAAGCCAATCAAGGGTTCTCCCTACCCAAG GGGATACTACCGGTGCAGCAGCTCCAAGGGGTGCGCGGCGCGGAAGCAGGTGGAGCGCAGCCGCACCGACCCCAACACCTTCATCCTCACGTACACCAACGAACACAACCACGCGGCGCCCACCCACCGCAACTCACTCGCCGGCACCACCCGCCACAAGTTCCCCTCCtcggcgtcgccgccgccgccgtccgtgGTGGTATGCCCCGGCGAGGCGCGGCACCAGCAGCCGAGCCCGACGTCCACGTCCGCGGGGCTCTCACCCACGACGCCGCTGCGCACGCCTTCcatggaggaggacgaggaagaggaggaggaggaggagctgctcgtGGAGGATATGGAGATGGCCGGCGAGGATGAGCTCCTGTTCCTCAACGGCGACGGCAACTCCGCGGCACCACTGGAGCCGATGTCCTCTCTGTTTGACATCGTCGACGAGCCCTTCCTGTGCTCCCCCTGGATGGCGGCATCTGCCACCGCCGGCGAGCCAGCCGCAGGGGCAGCCGGCGCCGGGAGTTGA